The DNA region ATATCCCTGAGCCCCAAAAATATCTGTTATATTCGCAGTAACCTCAGAATCTTCGCTTACCACCATAATTTTTTTCGCCGCGACCCCGCGGGTTAATAAAAGCTCAACTTCTTTTATCAAGTCGTTCGTGTTCAACGGTTTAGTAAGATATTTATCCACGCCAATACGGTATCCTTTTTCTTTATCCTCAATAATCGAAAGTATAATCACCGGTATCCCCATGGTTTCCGGATCTTTTTTCAGCGTTACCGCAACGTCAAATCCGTTGATTCCCGGCATTTTAATATCGAGTATCACAAGCCCGGGCCGGCACTTCATAATTTGTTCAATTGCTTCTTCCCCATTCGAGGCTTCAAACACGGTATACTCTTTTTCTTCGAGCATCTGACGTATGAGGTTCCGCATCGCTGCCTCGTCGTCTACAACCAAGATGTTGCGTTTACTGTTTTCAAACGAGGACATCACCGTTGCCATTTTGGTTTTCAGGTCATCAAACTTTATGTTTAGTTCCTTTTTCATAGCTACATCACTATTTTCTGATAAACCCGCAATATTATCAGGCTGGAACGCTATAGGCAGCGTAAAAATAAACGAACTTCCTTTTCCCGGCACGCTTTCCACCCAGATATCGCCTTTGTGATGCGTAACAATTTGTTTGCATATCGACAACCCCAACCCGGTACCTTTCGGTTTTTTCACTAAAGTATCGCTGCTTATTTGTTTAAACTTATCGAACACAACTTCCTGGTCTGTTTTGGCAATACCAATCCCTGTGTCGTTAACGCTTACCTTAACAAACCTTCTGTCATCAGTGATTTGCGATTTAACAGTTACATCCCCGGCCTCGGTAAATTTTACCGCGTTGGAAATCAGGTTTATCACTACTTGAATTAACCTGTCCCGGTCCGCAGTAACGGTTGGAAGATCGTCCGCCAGTACTTTCACTAGCTTGACATTCCGGTTTTCAAACAACGACATCGTCGCCGCAACTGCATGGTCAATTATAGGGTTTATCTCCAGCTTTTCCATTTTCCATTCCATTTTGCCCGATTCCATTTTCGCAAGGTCCAGGATGTCGTTGATCAACACGGTCAGCCGTTCGCTTTCAAACACGATGATATCCACGTTTTCGCCTATCTGCCGTACGGTCTTTTCTATTTTCTCGGTTTTCTGGGTTATCGCCGGGAATACAATGTCGTTTAACCGTTTTTTAATAATTTTTGCAAAACCCATCACGGACGTTAACGGCGTGCGAAGTTCATGCGATACCGTTGAAAGAAACGAGGATTTCATGGCGTCCAGCTGTTTTAGTTCGTTGTACGCAGTTTCCAGCTCTTTGGTCCGTTCAGTTACCATAATATCGAGGTTAACAATGTTTTTCTGCAGGTTATCAACCATGCCGTTAAACGACCTCGCAAGCATGCCAAGCTCGTCATTACCTTTAACGCTGCTTCTGACAGTTAAATCGCCGTACTTAACTTTCTCCGCAGTATCCGACAACTCGCGTATGGGTTTGATAAGGTTGTTAACAAAAATCAGTCCCAGTATCAACGATAACGCGATGAACACAATAAATATTACGCCTATGCTGTTTATAAGATTTACAGAACCCTGTTTTAACTCGTCTTCATATACCGACGACGCGATGTACCAGTCAAACTTCTTGAAATATCTCACCCACGACTTTTTGTAGTACTTATATTCGCTCGGATGTTCAGGCTTGTCCCAGCGGTAATACAAATAACTGTCTGTTTTATCCGCAATTTCTTTCAACTCATCAAGTATCGGGCGTTTAGTATCAGGGTTCTGGAGGTAGCTAACATTTGTACCGTCAATATTTTTGTTGGGATGGCTCACGAGAAACTTGTCGCTGGTAAAAATGTATATATACCCGGTCTTCGCAATCCTTATTTTTGCCAGTTGTTTCCTGAGGTTGTCAACTTCATTGGTTTTCTTTTTCTGCAAATCGTTTTCGATATCGTCAATATAAACCCCGGTGCCAATAACCCAGTTCCAGTCCTTCAGATGTGTCGCATACGACATT from Elusimicrobiota bacterium includes:
- a CDS encoding cache domain-containing protein, producing the protein MFKSKLFLKAFSIILLLVSIFAYSMYVISLPLINRKVGEIEENSAKTILENVYNLVEKVSLDLESEEKALMESRKRELRNIVELGISYIGNIENQVKTGKLSRDDARKNILENMRWFKYGNNDYLWISDYNSVLISHPDPKLHNTDFSKIKDIYGIFIVPPMVEGARKHGEVYHYYYWRRLGESKPVKKMSYATHLKDWNWVIGTGVYIDDIENDLQKKKTNEVDNLRKQLAKIRIAKTGYIYIFTSDKFLVSHPNKNIDGTNVSYLQNPDTKRPILDELKEIADKTDSYLYYRWDKPEHPSEYKYYKKSWVRYFKKFDWYIASSVYEDELKQGSVNLINSIGVIFIVFIALSLILGLIFVNNLIKPIRELSDTAEKVKYGDLTVRSSVKGNDELGMLARSFNGMVDNLQKNIVNLDIMVTERTKELETAYNELKQLDAMKSSFLSTVSHELRTPLTSVMGFAKIIKKRLNDIVFPAITQKTEKIEKTVRQIGENVDIIVFESERLTVLINDILDLAKMESGKMEWKMEKLEINPIIDHAVAATMSLFENRNVKLVKVLADDLPTVTADRDRLIQVVINLISNAVKFTEAGDVTVKSQITDDRRFVKVSVNDTGIGIAKTDQEVVFDKFKQISSDTLVKKPKGTGLGLSICKQIVTHHKGDIWVESVPGKGSSFIFTLPIAFQPDNIAGLSENSDVAMKKELNIKFDDLKTKMATVMSSFENSKRNILVVDDEAAMRNLIRQMLEEKEYTVFEASNGEEAIEQIMKCRPGLVILDIKMPGINGFDVAVTLKKDPETMGIPVIILSIIEDKEKGYRIGVDKYLTKPLNTNDLIKEVELLLTRGVAAKKIMVVSEDSEVTANITDIFGAQGYTVLSSTTVDECLDKTKKEKPGMIIIESTFPKRENLIQTVRFTKELDNTYFVIITK